One genomic region from Sphingobacterium sp. UGAL515B_05 encodes:
- the ettA gene encoding energy-dependent translational throttle protein EttA, producing MSDEKIIFSMAGVNKIYPPQKQVLKNIYLSFFYGAKIGVIGLNGSGKSSLLKIIAGLDKSYQGEVVFSPGYSVGYLAQEPQLDLEKTVLEVVQEGVAEITAILQEYEEINEKFGLPEVYENADEMDKLLARQGELQDIIDATNAWEIDSKLERAMDALRCPEPDAKIVNLSGGERRRVALCRLLLQEPDVLLLDEPTNHLDAESIDWLEQHLKQYKGTVIAVTHDRYFLDNVAGWILELDRGEGIPWKGNYSSWLDQKAKRLAQEEKQETKRQKTLERELEWVRMAPKARHAKSKARLHNYEKLASEETKEREEKLELFIPPGPRLGNSVIEATNISKAYGDRILFENLSFMLPPAGIVGIIGPNGAGKTTLFRLITGQETPDTGSFKVGETVKLGYVDQMHHDLDPEKSVWENITGGSDNMMLGNRSVNSRAYVSKFNFNGADQQKKVGVLSGGERNRVHLAITLKEGSNVLLLDEPTNDIDVNTLRALEEGLENFGGCAVVISHDRWFLDRICTHILAFEGDSQVYFFEGNYTEYEENRKKRVGDVTPHRIKYKKLVK from the coding sequence ATGTCAGACGAGAAGATCATTTTTTCGATGGCGGGTGTCAACAAAATCTATCCGCCTCAAAAACAAGTTTTAAAAAATATCTATTTATCTTTTTTCTATGGCGCGAAGATCGGTGTGATCGGTTTAAACGGATCAGGTAAATCTTCCCTATTAAAAATTATCGCTGGATTGGATAAGTCTTACCAAGGCGAGGTCGTGTTCTCCCCAGGTTACTCTGTGGGTTATTTAGCGCAAGAACCTCAATTGGATCTTGAAAAGACTGTTCTTGAAGTTGTTCAGGAAGGTGTCGCTGAAATTACAGCCATCTTACAGGAATACGAAGAAATCAACGAAAAATTTGGCCTGCCGGAGGTGTATGAAAATGCCGATGAGATGGACAAATTGTTGGCAAGACAAGGGGAACTTCAGGATATCATTGATGCCACTAACGCTTGGGAAATCGATTCGAAATTGGAAAGAGCAATGGATGCTTTACGTTGCCCCGAGCCAGATGCAAAGATTGTCAATTTGTCAGGTGGTGAGCGCAGACGTGTAGCATTATGTCGCTTATTGTTGCAGGAACCTGATGTATTACTTCTGGATGAACCGACCAACCACTTGGATGCCGAGTCGATCGATTGGTTAGAACAACACTTAAAACAATATAAAGGAACCGTTATTGCCGTTACCCACGACCGTTATTTCTTGGATAATGTAGCCGGATGGATTCTTGAATTGGACCGCGGTGAGGGTATTCCTTGGAAGGGAAATTATTCTTCTTGGTTAGATCAAAAAGCAAAACGCTTGGCACAGGAAGAGAAACAGGAAACCAAACGTCAAAAAACCTTGGAACGTGAGCTGGAATGGGTGCGTATGGCACCGAAAGCACGCCACGCCAAATCGAAAGCTCGTTTGCATAACTATGAAAAATTAGCTTCTGAGGAAACGAAAGAACGCGAAGAAAAATTGGAATTGTTTATTCCACCGGGACCACGTTTAGGTAATTCGGTCATTGAGGCAACGAATATTTCCAAAGCGTATGGCGATCGTATCTTGTTTGAAAATTTGAGTTTCATGTTGCCGCCTGCGGGTATCGTAGGGATTATTGGCCCCAACGGTGCGGGTAAAACAACCTTATTCCGTCTGATTACAGGTCAGGAAACACCTGACACGGGTTCGTTCAAGGTCGGAGAAACAGTAAAATTGGGTTACGTAGACCAAATGCACCACGACCTCGATCCTGAAAAATCGGTTTGGGAAAATATTACGGGTGGCAGTGACAATATGATGCTGGGTAACCGCTCGGTAAACTCAAGAGCTTACGTTTCCAAATTTAATTTTAACGGTGCTGATCAACAAAAGAAAGTAGGTGTACTTTCTGGTGGAGAACGTAACCGTGTTCACTTGGCTATTACACTCAAAGAAGGGTCAAATGTACTCTTACTCGATGAACCGACCAATGATATTGATGTAAATACCTTGCGGGCACTGGAAGAAGGCTTGGAGAATTTCGGTGGTTGTGCCGTTGTGATCTCCCACGATAGATGGTTCCTGGATCGTATCTGTACCCATATCCTTGCTTTTGAAGGGGATTCACAGGTTTATTTCTTTGAAGGTAACTACACTGAATATGAAGAAAACCGTAAAAAACGCGTTGGTGACGTGACACCGCACCGTATTAAATACAAGAAACTGGTAAAATAA